TTTACCTTCTCTATATTCGGCATGTTTTCAAATTGTTCTGTTGCTTTTCCTTTTTCGTTTGCTAAAAAGAAGAACTCTGTATTTACCACATTGAAAAATGTTAAGGTGTGTGAATAGGAAATTATAGCAAATAATAGCTTATAGAATAGGGTTCATCTAGAATTAAGGTACTAACAAACTATTTTCCTTGTCAGTATAATGTGCTACTCTCTTTTCGTATGTAGAGAAATCTATTCAATAACAAAAGAACCTGACGTGTGAGTGCGCCAGATAATCAAACAATTCATAACCATGCCTCAGTTGATCTTCCAGTTTCCAACTGTttctttttttgtgtgttttctaTGGCAGAAAATGGAGGGAAACGTATTTGGTCCTAGTGGGAGCGATGCcactaatattttaataaaccaTGACTTTTCTGATGGGCTAAACGCCTGGCATCCCAATTACTGTCATGGCTATGTAGTTTCATCCGAATCAGGCTCTCGAGAAGCAATGACAGTAGGATTAGATGGTAATTACGCTGTGATCACAGACCGTAGGCAATGCTGGCAGGGTTTAGAGCAAGATATCACAGACAAAATTTCTGTTGGTTCCACTTACATGGTTTCAGCTTTTGTTGGAGTACATGGGCCTTCTCCTTATTCTACTCATGTTAAAGCTACTCTGAAACTAGAACGTCACGGTTCAGACCCTGGCTACTTGGAGATTGGAGggtataatataatttcatactTTCTTAATGTAGATTCTTGGACATATTGCTTACACCAATTATCTTTATTATCGCAGAACTTCTTGCACGGGGGGCAGCTGGAAAAAGTTAGAAGGGTCGTTTTCGTTGTCAACTATGCCTGATcgagttatattttatttggaagGACCTTCTCCTGAATTTGATCTGCTTATAAGATCAGTGAACATCCATGAACTTAAAGTAATAATGCAGTTAATACTGTTAGATGTTTGTGAATTCTACTCTTACTAAAATCTAATGTATTTAACATTAAGCTCATACTTGCTGTGCTTCCACCTTTGAAATGCTAGATTAAAATTGCAATAAATGTGATGTgccatttcatttctttttggTTCCATGAAATCTTTATATTTTCACAAACACTAACATGTGATGCGTTTTTCCTTATTTCACAAGTTCGACGATGAAAACATCATAATAAATCCCCAGTTTGATGATGGCCTGAATAATTGGACTGGAAGAGGCTGCAAGATTGCCTTACATGACTCCATGGGAGATGGGAAGATTCTTCCGAAGTCTGGTAAATTCTTTGCATCTGCAACAGAACGTACCCAAAGCTGGAACGGAATTCAGCAGGAGATCACAGGAAGAGTGAAGCGCAAGCTTGCCTATGAGGTTACTGCATTAGTTCGGATATTTGGGAACAGTGTCACCACTTCTGATGTAAGGGCTACTTTGTGGGTTCAAGCACCAGATCTTCGCGAGCAGTATATAGGCATTGCCAAGTTAGTTCCATCTTAATGCTTTATTGCAGCGTTTCTCATAGACTCTAAATGATATGACTTTTCTGGtttattattcttgttattGCAAATATAAGAAATGAATTTGGTGCAATATTATTTGATCAATATCAGAATGCTTCTTTAATTGGATTAAAAGTTCTGTGTATTTAAAGTGTGCAGGCAACAGATAAAGATTGGGTCCAAATGCAAGGAAAATTCCTCCTAAATGGTTCCCCATCAAAAGTAGTAGTTTATTTAGAAGGTCCTCCTGCGGGCACTGACATTCTTGTCAATNCTTTGGTTATAAAACATGCAGCTAAAACACCACCTTCAACACCACCAGATTGTGAGGTTGGGCTTTGAAATTATTGTCTCTAAATTACTTTCATATATCAAATTAGCAATTGCTGGAATTTCTTAGCGCTCATTccttgtttaaataaaaagtgtgaCTATAGTTTNTACGTATATTTGTACAGTTTTGTTGAATGATGAACCATGTATGTTTTAATTACTTGAGATTAATTTTGCTTTTGCAGATTGCTGCTTTTGGTgttaacataattgaaaacagtAATCTGGGTGATGGCACCAATGGATGGTTTCCACTTGGGAGTTGTACTTTGAGCGTTGGGAGTGGTTCACCGCGTATAATTCCACCAATGGCAAGAGACTCTCTTGGGCCTCATGAATCCTTGAGCGGGCGCTACCTCCTTATAACCAATCGCACACAAACATGGATGGGTCCTGCTCAGATGATCACTGAGAAATTGAAACTCTTTCTAACTTATCAAGTATCTGCTTGGGTCAGGGTCGCTTCCGGACCAACTGGGCCTCAGATTGTTAATGTTGTCCTTAGCGTTGATGATCAGTGGGTCAATGGAGGTCAAGTTGAGATTGCCGATGGCAGGTGGCACGAAATTGGTGGGTCTTTTAGAATTGAAAAGCAGGCATCTAAGGTTATGGTTTATATTCAAGGACCTTCTTCTGGTGTTGATTTAATGATTGCTGGACTTCAAATTTTCGCTGTTGATAGACAAGCAAGGTTTAAGTATTTGAGGAGGCAGACAGAAAAGGTAAAATATATGTACATTTTATATCTTATCAGacttaaatatgtttctaatcatgaaaatatgattaaattttgttataattctAATAAAGTCattgattttagttttcataGATTTTAAGAATAGTTCCCCATATTTTAACAGTGACATGATATACATCTAAACATTATATGTTAGAGATCATACACTATATGTTAGAGATCATTTTGAAGCAGTTGGTTACGTGACTTGTTTAGATTAATGTCTCAGGCCATTAGTAAATGGTGATAGGATTATCTACTTCCTCTTTTTTACCCCAGTGCCTTGTATAATCTGTCAACTGACATAAATCATTCCTTTTTATGACATAAAATGTTGAACGCAGCTGAAAAAGGATGTTATAGGAAGTTTGATATGTTCAGACTctaattccttttcttttatagataTCAGACTGTAATACTTAATCCTTTTCCATTATATGCATTATAGAGTAAGTGACAGTTTACATTCTTTGCGGTTTCCCCGTTTCTCATTTCAACTATTTTGCACTTGCTTCCATGCAGATCCGTAAGCGTGATATTACTCTAAAATTCTCTGGGCTGGATTCAATTGGAAATCTTGGAACCTTGGTGAGAGTCAGACAAATACAAAATGATTTTCCCATGGGAACGTGCATTAGTAGAAGCAANATTGACAATGAAGATTTTGTNGACTTNTTTGTGAAACATTTTAACTGGGCAGTTTTTGGTAATGAGTTGAAGTGGTNCTGGACTGANCNACAACAAGGGAANCTNNATTACANGGATGCTGATGAAATGCTAGACTTATGCCAGAAAAACAAGATAGACACTCGGGGCCATTGTATNTTCTGGGAAGTAGANGGCACTGTTCAGCAATGGNTCAAATCACTGAATAAAACTGATTTGANGAAAGCTGTCCAAAATCGCCTGAATGACTTATTNACTCGCTACAAGGGTAANTTCAGACACTATGATGTCAACAACGAAATGTTNCACGGTTCGTTTTATCANGACAAACTAGGTAAGGATATAAGGGCAAACATGTTCAAGACAGCACACCAACTGGATCCATCTGCNACNCTTTTTGTNAATGACTATCATGTTGAAGANGGATGTGACACCAGATCATCCCCAGAAAAGTACATTCAACATATTCTTGATTTNCAACAGCAAGGTGCCCCAGTTGGGGGAATAGGAATTCAAGGTCACATAGATAGTCCTGTGGGGCCTATTGTTTGTTCNGCCCTTGATAAATTGGGCACTCTTGGTATACCAATCTGGTTTACNGAGCTTGATGTGTCTTCNACCAANGAATATGTCAGAGCTGATGATCTNGAAGTTATGCTGCGGGAAGCTATGNCACACCCTGCCATAGATGGTGTAATGCTCTGGGGATTTTGGGAGTTATTTATGAGCCGGGAAAATTCACACCTGGTGAATGCGGAAGGAGAACTGAACGAAGCTGGGAAAAGATTCCTTTCTCTCAAACAAGAGTGGTTATCTCACAGCCATGGTTATGCTGATGCGCAAGGGCAATTCAGCTTCAGAGGCTTCAGTGGAACATACAACGTCGAAGTTGTCACCTTAGCAAAGAAANTTTCTAAGACATTCGTTGTTGACAAGGGTGACTCCTCAGTGCTGGTATCAATCGATTTATAAGCATCTTCTTCACCATGGAATTTGTATTTCTTGGTTGTCTTATCTAGTATNNNNNNNNNNNNNNNNNNNNNNNNNTCGAAAAGAAATACGATTTACTGATTTAAACCTTTATTTGTGTTATGTCGCAATTAAACATTGAACCATCTTTTTTTGAAATAAGTTGTTTCATTTAAGTCTCTACTAGATTTTAATACATCATAGCTGCTACTATTATTCTTCTTCTGCTGCTATTTTGGCTTTCTTTTTCAGCTTCATTCTTCCGTCTCTAAGATTAACTAGGAAGTAGATGTTTAATAATGGGTAGTAGGGATgtgaagaataaaagaaaaaaaaaaagataaaatgaatgtTGAATTAAGAAAAGTCCACTATTCGAATAAATTATTAGATGATTAAGGATGTTTTGTTTCTGGTCTCGGAATTTATACCAGCTCTTAAAGCTGCCAACTCTTCTTGGTATCTCCTCTCCATCTCCACCATCCGGCGCTGAATCTCCATGATAAGCTCCATCAGATCTTGCTAGTTGATGCCCGACTTTCTTGGCGTGGCTATGCTTTTGTTCCTAATGGTCACTATTGAGTTGTCTTCTGCTTCCTTGGACTCTAATGTAGACTCCAAAATCTTTCCTGTATAGAATTGAGGTTAATTGTTTAATGTTTTAGATGTGAAGGTCCAAGTCTTCGTCTTCTTCACCCTTTGTTCTGGTTGTTTGCTCGGTTAAGTTAGAAACTTATCTGCAAAAAAGTATTCTAATACGgaaattaattacaaagttatttccaaaaaattattttaagaccaaaattaatagaaattaacaattacaataattaataaacgttatcaccttttttttttatctcaatgtttataaattttgaaattgactTCTAACTAAAAATGGCTTAATGACAATTCAATtgataattaacattttttgtcTCTAATTACCCAGACTTATAATTAATCGTCCGTACAAACCGAGGTTCAGTCCACTTAGTCTAACCACACGAtcctatataatatataaatataaatataaaaatttaagaaaattaattttatacataagcaaattttaatttatacatccAAATGAACCATACTATTCTCTTTGACATCTGCATTGaagtaaaacaaaaaggaaagtaaaaacCATAAATTGGTTTTAGGCTAGTTCATCATTGATTTATCAAAAACTGATTGGGTGTCCCCTATAACAAAatggtttaaaatttataattcattctACTAATAAATGGGTTGACttgctattttctttttatttttaattttaaaaaatatatatattaaaaataaatttaatcatataaatattttttaaatttttaattaattaaaaataattattaaatttatattttaaaatactttattataaataataattcaaatttaatatatacatattaataatttaaattacaatattattatatattatatcctTAATATTTATATCCTTAcaagaattatataaaaaaattaatgttttaaacttatattatttagtttattatttttctctatccACTTTCTTCATCTAATTTTCtcattcactttttattttaatttttctccacttaatttttacattatttttcctATTTCTTTAACATgcttctttaaattatattttatccacTTACTTTCCTCATTcactttttatatcattttttcaCCACCTAATGTGTccatcaatttttatattattttttctttccacccccactttttatattatttttttctactcgtttttcacattaatttttttctatttattccattctcattttttaaattatattttatccacTAACtttcttaattcattttttatattattttttttctaccaacTTTCTCAatccaatttttatattatttttctccaCCCACTCTCTCTAcccataattttataaattctcA
This DNA window, taken from Vigna radiata var. radiata cultivar VC1973A chromosome 5, Vradiata_ver6, whole genome shotgun sequence, encodes the following:
- the LOC106762866 gene encoding uncharacterized protein LOC106762866; this translates as MGDLTIINEGNQSQKMEGNVFGPSGSDATNILINHDFSDGLNAWHPNYCHGYVVSSESGSREAMTVGLDGNYAVITDRRQCWQGLEQDITDKISVGSTYMVSAFVGVHGPSPYSTHVKATLKLERHGSDPGYLEIGGTSCTGGSWKKLEGSFSLSTMPDRVIFYLEGPSPEFDLLIRSVNIHELKFDDENIIINPQFDDGLNNWTGRGCKIALHDSMGDGKILPKSGKFFASATERTQSWNGIQQEITGRVKRKLAYEVTALVRIFGNSVTTSDVRATLWVQAPDLREQYIGIANVQATDKDWVQMQGKFLLNGSPSKVVVYLEGPPAGTDILVNXLVIKHAAKTPPSTPPDCEIAAFGVNIIENSNLGDGTNGWFPLGSCTLSVGSGSPRIIPPMARDSLGPHESLSGRYLLITNRTQTWMGPAQMITEKLKLFLTYQVSAWVRVASGPTGPQIVNVVLSVDDQWVNGGQVEIADGRWHEIGGSFRIEKQASKVMVYIQGPSSGVDLMIAGLQIFAVDRQARFKYLRRQTEKIRKRDITLKFSGLDSIGNLGTLVRVRQIQNDFPMGTCISRSXIDNEDFVDXFVKHFNWAVFGNELKWXWTXXQQGXLXYXDADEMLDLCQKNKIDTRGHCXFWEVXGTVQQWXKSLNKTDLXKAVQNRLNDLXTRYKGXFRHYDVNNEMXHGSFYXDKLGKDIRANMFKTAHQLDPSATLFVNDYHVEXGCDTRSSPEKYIQHILDXQQQGAPVGGIGIQGHIDSPVGPIVCSALDKLGTLGIPIWFTELDVSSTXEYVRADDLEVMLREAMXHPAIDGVMLWGFWELFMSRENSHLVNAEGELNEAGKRFLSLKQEWLSHSHGYADAQGQFSFRGFSGTYNVEVVTLAKKXSKTFVVDKGDSSVLVSIDL